The Clostridioides difficile genome has a segment encoding these proteins:
- a CDS encoding SufD family Fe-S cluster assembly protein, with translation MNKIDLNLLEKVAELRGTPLGAYNIRKNGQGIERHSTENVTIAPKTDKPGIDIIVKPNTKGENVHIPVIVTEAGVQDMVYNDFEIGENADVVIIAGCGIHNCGNDDSEHNGIHRFFLHKGARLKYVEKHYGEGDGEGKRILNPVTIVNMGEDSYCEMETIQIKGVDSTKREMDATLGKGAKIVVFEKLLTHGNQVAESNMKVILEGENSSAQVISRTVGQDNSKQKFNPCVIGDSLCSAHVQCDSIIMGNSQISAIPEIAANHPDALLVHEAAIGKIAGDQILKMMTLGLTEEEAEQQILNCFLK, from the coding sequence ATGAACAAAATAGACTTAAATCTTTTAGAAAAAGTTGCTGAACTTCGTGGAACTCCATTAGGAGCATACAATATACGTAAAAATGGACAAGGTATAGAAAGACATTCAACTGAAAATGTAACTATAGCTCCAAAGACTGATAAACCTGGAATTGATATTATAGTAAAACCAAATACTAAAGGCGAAAATGTTCATATACCAGTAATAGTAACAGAAGCTGGTGTACAAGACATGGTTTATAATGACTTTGAAATTGGAGAAAATGCAGATGTTGTTATAATTGCTGGTTGTGGCATACATAATTGTGGTAATGATGACAGTGAACACAATGGAATACATAGATTCTTCTTACATAAAGGAGCTCGTCTAAAATATGTGGAAAAACATTATGGCGAAGGTGATGGAGAAGGAAAAAGAATTTTAAATCCAGTTACGATTGTTAATATGGGTGAAGATTCATATTGTGAAATGGAAACAATTCAGATTAAAGGCGTTGATTCAACTAAAAGAGAAATGGATGCTACTTTAGGCAAAGGAGCAAAGATAGTTGTATTTGAAAAATTGTTAACTCATGGAAATCAAGTTGCAGAATCTAATATGAAGGTTATATTGGAAGGTGAAAATTCTTCTGCTCAAGTAATTTCTCGTACAGTTGGTCAAGATAACTCTAAACAAAAATTTAATCCTTGTGTTATTGGGGATTCTCTTTGCTCTGCACATGTCCAATGTGACTCAATAATTATGGGTAATTCTCAAATTAGTGCTATACCTGAAATTGCTGCAAATCATCCAGATGCTCTTTTAGTACATGAAGCAGCAATCGGAAAGATTGCAGGAGACCAAATTTTAAAGATGATGACGTTAGGCCTTACAGAAGAAGAAGCAGAACAACAAATACTAAATTGTTTTTTAAAGTAA
- a CDS encoding VOC family protein, translating into MINKIGKITLYVNNQEDAKLFWTEKLNFVVTYEKEMGASMKWVEVAPSKNEFTTFVLYDKNLMMKQNQDVSLSHPSIILSTRDINGTYEQMAKNKVEVGELMEMPYGRMFSFKDQDGNSYLVREDK; encoded by the coding sequence ATGATAAATAAAATAGGAAAAATAACTCTCTATGTAAATAATCAAGAGGATGCAAAATTGTTTTGGACAGAAAAATTAAACTTTGTGGTAACTTATGAAAAAGAAATGGGTGCAAGTATGAAATGGGTGGAGGTAGCACCAAGTAAAAATGAATTTACAACATTTGTACTGTATGATAAAAATCTGATGATGAAGCAAAATCAAGATGTAAGCTTATCACATCCATCAATAATTTTAAGTACAAGAGATATTAATGGAACTTATGAACAGATGGCAAAGAATAAAGTTGAAGTAGGAGAATTAATGGAAATGCCTTATGGAAGAATGTTTTCTTTTAAAGACCAAGATGGAAATTCTTACTTAGTTAGAGAAGATAAATAA
- a CDS encoding ATP-binding cassette domain-containing protein, whose product MLEIKNLSFNVESNNEELGIINDVSLSFEKGKLIVITGPNGGGKSTIAKLIMGIEKATSGQILLDGEDITNISITERAKKGIGYAFQQPPRIKGMTVENLLTLAHGKPLSTDVCCQYLTDVGLCSKDYLNREVDNSLSGGEMKRIEIATLFARDLKVSIFDEPEAGIDLWSFGKLNESFKKIHGESDQTIIIISHQERILELADEIIVLQDGSVKSHGTKDAILPEIMCQVNSNCELMKDMN is encoded by the coding sequence ATGCTTGAAATAAAAAATCTTTCCTTTAATGTTGAGTCTAACAATGAGGAGCTAGGAATAATAAATGACGTTAGCCTTTCATTTGAAAAAGGCAAACTTATTGTTATCACAGGTCCAAATGGTGGAGGAAAATCCACAATTGCTAAGCTTATTATGGGAATTGAAAAAGCCACTAGTGGTCAAATACTTTTAGATGGAGAAGATATAACTAATATTAGTATCACAGAAAGAGCAAAAAAAGGAATAGGATATGCATTTCAACAACCACCAAGAATAAAAGGTATGACAGTTGAAAACTTGCTTACTCTTGCTCATGGAAAACCATTGTCTACAGATGTGTGTTGTCAATATCTTACAGATGTTGGCTTGTGCTCAAAAGACTATTTAAATCGTGAAGTTGATAACTCTCTTTCTGGAGGGGAAATGAAAAGAATTGAGATAGCAACTCTTTTTGCTAGAGATTTAAAGGTTTCTATATTTGATGAACCTGAAGCAGGTATAGACCTTTGGAGTTTTGGAAAGCTTAATGAAAGTTTTAAGAAAATTCATGGAGAATCTGACCAAACTATAATCATAATTTCTCACCAAGAAAGAATATTAGAGTTAGCTGATGAAATAATTGTTTTACAAGATGGTTCAGTAAAAAGCCATGGAACAAAAGATGCTATATTACCTGAAATCATGTGCCAAGTTAATTCAAATTGTGAATTAATGAAAGATATGAATTAA
- a CDS encoding MATE family efflux transporter → MFIRKNVIKLAIPIMIEQTFVMLLGVFNTMMAGHIGEEAVSAVGMVDSINNIFISVFAALSVGATVVVAQQIGKRDNEKVNETIKQALISGVILSLTITILMWIFRTGVINLFYGSAEELVKSNAKLYIEFTLFTYPFIATQQIANGILRGCGDVKKPMYVTMFMNIINVTLGYILIYGVDLNSLGINIQTPSYGITGAAMSIAIARIIGCIVIVRALFKGNEFISIGKIFPFKIDVETQKSIFNIGIPAGIEQLLFNAGKLIVQVFIVTMGTSAIASNAIGMSIASIINVIGNALALSATTLVGQYIGRGDIKGAKSTLLYLTKFATVCLFAVGAIFIPIAPWISSMYTQNANVIDVSTQLIRSDCLAMVIWPISFVLSAGLKGAGDTRYTMMTAVIGMWIFRIFTGYVLGVVLEFGVLGIWIGMYTDWLVRGTLYCLRLRGTKWLKHKVA, encoded by the coding sequence ATGTTTATAAGGAAGAATGTTATAAAATTAGCAATTCCTATAATGATAGAGCAGACATTTGTTATGCTTCTAGGGGTATTCAATACAATGATGGCAGGTCATATTGGGGAAGAAGCTGTATCTGCAGTTGGAATGGTTGATTCAATCAATAATATATTTATATCTGTATTTGCTGCACTATCTGTTGGTGCTACTGTTGTTGTAGCTCAACAAATAGGAAAAAGAGATAATGAAAAAGTAAATGAAACTATCAAGCAAGCATTAATATCTGGTGTAATATTATCACTTACAATAACAATATTGATGTGGATTTTTAGAACAGGTGTAATCAATTTATTTTATGGTTCAGCAGAAGAATTGGTAAAATCAAATGCAAAACTATACATAGAGTTTACATTATTCACCTATCCATTTATTGCAACACAGCAGATAGCAAATGGTATTCTAAGAGGTTGTGGAGATGTAAAGAAACCTATGTATGTAACTATGTTTATGAATATAATAAACGTAACATTAGGATATATACTTATATATGGTGTTGATTTAAATTCTTTGGGAATAAATATACAAACACCTTCTTATGGGATAACAGGTGCAGCTATGTCTATTGCTATAGCTAGAATAATTGGTTGTATAGTTATTGTGAGGGCTTTATTTAAAGGAAATGAATTCATATCTATAGGTAAAATATTTCCATTTAAGATTGATGTTGAGACTCAAAAATCTATATTTAATATAGGTATACCAGCAGGGATTGAACAATTACTTTTTAATGCAGGTAAATTGATTGTTCAAGTATTTATAGTTACTATGGGTACGTCAGCGATTGCATCAAATGCAATAGGAATGTCAATTGCATCGATTATAAATGTAATTGGGAATGCATTAGCCCTGTCTGCCACGACTTTGGTGGGGCAATATATAGGACGCGGAGATATCAAAGGGGCTAAGAGTACTCTATTATACCTGACTAAATTTGCAACAGTTTGCTTATTTGCAGTAGGGGCTATATTTATACCAATTGCACCCTGGATTTCAAGCATGTATACTCAAAATGCTAATGTAATTGATGTATCAACACAATTGATTCGAAGTGATTGTTTAGCTATGGTAATATGGCCTATATCCTTTGTATTATCAGCAGGGCTAAAAGGAGCTGGAGATACTAGATATACAATGATGACAGCTGTAATAGGAATGTGGATTTTTAGAATTTTTACAGGCTACGTATTAGGGGTTGTATTAGAATTTGGAGTGCTGGGAATTTGGATAGGTATGTATACAGATTGGCTTGTTAGAGGAACCTTATATTGTTTGAGATTAAGAGGAACGAAGTGGCTAAAACATAAAGTTGCATAG